From a single Collibacillus ludicampi genomic region:
- a CDS encoding proline dehydrogenase has product MEELMRNVFLYLSKNQGLNHAAKKWGLRFGASRFVAGMTIPDAIRAVNDLNRKGIVATLDHLGEFVTSREEANESADYCIRTLDAIADAGVKSNLSLKLTQLGLDIDKNLCMRNMRRILDVAQSHDNFVRIDMEDYAHNEVTISIFKELRREYGKHVGLVLQAYLYKTEKDIDDLHEFRPNLRLVKGAYKEPKEVAFPLKTDVDKNFIKIIEKHLLLGNYAAVATHDEAVIQHVKAFTEKHNIPRSQFEFQMLYGIRTGLQEQLAKEGYTMRVYVPYGNDWYGYFMRRLAERPANVAFVIKSMFKN; this is encoded by the coding sequence ATGGAAGAACTTATGAGAAATGTCTTTCTGTATCTTTCAAAAAATCAGGGGTTGAACCATGCCGCCAAAAAGTGGGGGCTTCGTTTCGGAGCCAGCCGGTTTGTAGCGGGAATGACCATACCGGATGCGATTCGCGCCGTCAACGATCTGAATCGCAAAGGGATCGTTGCCACATTGGACCATCTTGGGGAATTCGTGACCTCCCGTGAGGAAGCGAATGAATCGGCAGATTATTGCATTCGCACATTGGATGCGATCGCCGATGCAGGCGTCAAGTCGAATCTGTCGCTCAAATTAACTCAGTTAGGGCTCGATATCGATAAGAATCTGTGCATGCGGAACATGCGCCGGATTCTCGACGTAGCCCAATCCCATGACAATTTTGTGCGCATCGATATGGAGGATTACGCACACAACGAAGTGACGATCTCTATCTTCAAAGAGTTGCGCAGAGAGTACGGGAAACATGTCGGACTCGTGCTTCAGGCGTACCTGTACAAAACGGAAAAAGATATCGATGACCTGCATGAGTTCCGTCCCAATTTGCGATTGGTGAAGGGAGCGTATAAAGAGCCGAAAGAAGTGGCGTTCCCGTTGAAGACGGATGTGGATAAAAACTTTATCAAAATCATTGAAAAACATCTGCTGTTGGGTAACTATGCGGCAGTTGCCACCCATGATGAAGCTGTGATCCAGCATGTGAAAGCATTTACCGAAAAGCATAACATTCCCCGCAGCCAGTTCGAGTTTCAAATGTTGTATGGGATCCGTACGGGGCTGCAGGAACAACTGGCGAAAGAAGGATATACCATGCGGGTGTATGTACCGTACGGAAATGACTGGTATGGGTATTTCATGCGCCGATTGGCGGAGCGCCCAGCGAATGTGGCGTTCGTCATCAAAAGCATGTTTAAAAATTAA
- the pruA gene encoding L-glutamate gamma-semialdehyde dehydrogenase — protein sequence MIEFKNEPFTNFADPANRAAMEAALASVKEQLGKEYPLVIGGEKIFTEKKIKSINPGNVDQVVGLVSKADQKLAEKAMQVALETFETWKLVDPVTRAGYLFKAAAELRRRKFEFSAYLVYEVGKNWAEADADTAEAIDFMEFYGREMLRLAERQPLTPYPGEDNRLTYIPLGVGVVIPPWNFPLAIMCGMTTAALVSGNTVLLKPASTAPVIAAKFVELLESIGMPVGVVNYIPGSGSEIGDFLVEHPKTRFISFTGSRDVGLRINELAAKIQPGQIWIKRFVGELGGKDGIVVDASADLDAAAEGIVTSAFGFQGQKCSAGSRAIIHKDVYDAVVEKVIERVKALQVGPAEENYPVGPVIDQAAYEKILEYIEIGKEEGKLVAGGGKAEGNGYYIQPTVFVDVPHQARIMLEEIFGPVLAITKVDSFEEGINVFNNTEYGLTGSVYSNDREHLEYARTHMHCGNLYFNRKCTGALVGVHPFGGFNMSGTDSKAGGRDYLLLFTQAKVVSEKL from the coding sequence ATGATCGAATTTAAAAATGAACCTTTCACAAATTTTGCAGATCCGGCAAACCGAGCAGCTATGGAAGCGGCGCTTGCGTCGGTTAAAGAGCAACTGGGAAAAGAGTATCCGTTGGTGATCGGCGGTGAAAAGATCTTTACGGAAAAGAAAATTAAATCGATCAATCCCGGAAACGTCGATCAAGTCGTAGGGCTTGTGTCCAAAGCGGATCAAAAATTGGCGGAAAAAGCGATGCAAGTGGCTCTTGAGACGTTTGAAACATGGAAGCTTGTCGACCCTGTGACGCGCGCCGGTTATTTGTTCAAAGCCGCAGCGGAGCTTCGACGCCGTAAATTTGAATTTTCCGCGTATCTCGTCTATGAAGTAGGCAAAAACTGGGCAGAAGCGGATGCAGATACGGCAGAAGCGATCGACTTCATGGAGTTCTACGGTCGTGAAATGCTGCGTCTCGCAGAACGCCAACCGCTCACGCCGTACCCGGGTGAAGACAATCGTTTGACATACATCCCGCTCGGAGTCGGTGTTGTGATTCCGCCTTGGAACTTCCCGTTGGCCATCATGTGCGGAATGACGACGGCTGCACTGGTTTCCGGCAATACGGTTCTTTTGAAACCGGCTTCCACGGCACCTGTGATTGCGGCAAAATTTGTTGAACTCCTGGAGAGCATCGGGATGCCGGTAGGTGTTGTGAATTACATCCCCGGTTCCGGCTCAGAGATCGGTGATTTCCTGGTCGAACATCCGAAAACCCGTTTCATCTCGTTCACCGGTTCCCGCGATGTGGGCTTACGCATTAACGAATTGGCAGCAAAAATTCAGCCTGGGCAAATTTGGATCAAGCGATTCGTCGGTGAATTGGGCGGTAAGGATGGTATCGTGGTCGATGCGTCCGCCGATCTGGATGCAGCGGCAGAAGGCATCGTAACGTCTGCATTTGGCTTCCAAGGGCAAAAATGTTCAGCAGGTTCCCGCGCCATCATTCATAAGGACGTATATGACGCAGTTGTCGAGAAAGTGATTGAACGGGTAAAAGCTTTGCAAGTAGGTCCTGCGGAGGAAAACTATCCGGTAGGTCCTGTGATCGACCAAGCAGCATATGAGAAGATCCTGGAATACATCGAGATCGGTAAAGAGGAAGGGAAACTCGTTGCGGGAGGAGGAAAAGCGGAAGGAAACGGATATTATATCCAGCCGACTGTTTTCGTAGATGTTCCCCATCAAGCGCGTATAATGCTTGAGGAAATCTTCGGTCCTGTACTTGCGATCACGAAAGTGGATTCTTTTGAAGAAGGAATTAATGTCTTTAACAACACAGAATACGGGCTGACAGGTTCCGTCTACTCGAACGACCGGGAGCATCTTGAATATGCGCGTACCCATATGCATTGCGGAAACCTCTACTTCAACCGCAAGTGTACGGGTGCTCTCGTAGGCGTTCATCCGTTCGGCGGGTTCAACATGTCCGGTACGGACAGCAAGGCAGGCGGTCGTGATTATCTGCTCCTTTTCACACAAGCGAAAGTGGTTAGTGAAAAACTGTAA
- a CDS encoding sigma 54-interacting transcriptional regulator, whose protein sequence is MSSLLHTTVADWMETLINDPSVSNYPTVRSTTPFMEWIRLVREDTPDFLVTDENGHPIGILSVTRVLPRVAEAWAKTQAFFETLLDTISEAVTVVDHNGIVTHWNKSAEDLYAISNPSIVGQSIHRFEWKSLMIARILDEGRNIRQIYHEPRPGTHVLVNASPVFQGQEIIGALASEQDVTKLVRLHNELFSTSAQLRDLEQELAPNNQPFHKIKGSGPAITHAISLAKRVAVTDATVLISGESGVGKELFAHAIHSASPRREGPFVAINCGAIPAALFESELFGYQGGAFTGADRKGKPGKLELAHGGTLFLDEVGELPLDMQVKLLRVLQDQVVYRVGGTQPIQVNVRIVAATNRALEEEVKKGNFREDLYYRLNVVSLEIPPLRERVEDIPELVQLFAKEFAQQYGKPMPRFDPEVIVIFMNYHWPGNIRQLRNVIERLIILHEGEWIRKEHLPLSMQGPSLQEEPPVRTTELVPSPATGETTLQQSSEIAEKSAILSALQKTYGNKSAAARMLGISRGTLYNKMKQYGLL, encoded by the coding sequence ATGTCATCCTTATTACACACGACTGTAGCCGATTGGATGGAAACTCTTATAAATGATCCTTCAGTTTCAAACTATCCAACCGTACGTTCCACCACCCCGTTTATGGAATGGATCCGACTCGTTCGCGAAGACACACCCGATTTTCTCGTAACGGACGAAAACGGTCATCCTATCGGCATTCTCTCCGTCACCCGGGTGTTACCACGCGTGGCGGAAGCCTGGGCGAAAACGCAAGCGTTTTTTGAAACGTTGCTCGATACGATATCAGAAGCGGTTACCGTCGTCGATCATAACGGAATCGTTACTCATTGGAACAAATCGGCGGAAGATTTGTACGCCATTTCCAATCCATCGATCGTAGGACAATCGATTCACCGATTCGAATGGAAATCATTGATGATCGCCAGGATTCTTGATGAAGGCAGAAACATTCGGCAGATCTATCATGAACCCCGCCCAGGCACACATGTGCTCGTCAATGCATCTCCTGTTTTTCAAGGGCAAGAGATCATCGGTGCGCTCGCATCCGAGCAGGATGTGACGAAACTCGTGCGGTTGCATAATGAATTGTTTAGCACGTCCGCCCAGTTGCGAGATCTCGAACAGGAATTGGCCCCGAATAACCAGCCGTTTCACAAGATTAAAGGCAGTGGACCAGCCATCACACATGCGATCTCACTGGCGAAACGGGTCGCGGTTACAGATGCCACCGTGCTCATCAGCGGCGAATCGGGTGTGGGCAAAGAATTGTTTGCACACGCCATTCATTCGGCAAGCCCGCGGCGAGAAGGCCCTTTCGTCGCGATCAATTGCGGTGCGATCCCTGCCGCATTGTTTGAAAGTGAGTTGTTCGGTTACCAAGGAGGCGCATTCACCGGTGCGGACCGCAAAGGTAAGCCGGGGAAACTGGAATTGGCACATGGGGGAACCCTGTTCCTTGATGAGGTTGGAGAATTGCCTCTCGATATGCAAGTCAAGTTGTTGCGCGTATTGCAGGATCAAGTGGTCTACCGCGTGGGAGGGACACAGCCGATTCAAGTGAACGTGCGCATTGTGGCCGCAACGAATCGCGCTTTAGAGGAAGAAGTGAAAAAAGGAAACTTCCGTGAGGATCTTTATTATCGTCTCAATGTGGTTTCACTGGAGATTCCTCCATTACGCGAGCGTGTGGAAGATATTCCGGAGCTCGTACAACTGTTCGCCAAAGAATTTGCGCAACAATACGGGAAGCCTATGCCGCGTTTCGACCCCGAAGTGATCGTTATCTTCATGAATTATCATTGGCCGGGAAATATCAGGCAATTGCGTAACGTCATTGAACGGCTGATTATTTTGCACGAGGGAGAATGGATTCGCAAAGAGCATCTTCCGCTCTCGATGCAAGGACCCTCTTTACAAGAAGAACCGCCGGTTCGAACAACTGAGTTGGTTCCAAGTCCGGCGACAGGAGAAACGACTTTACAGCAATCGAGTGAAATCGCGGAGAAGAGTGCGATCCTCTCCGCCTTGCAGAAAACTTACGGAAACAAATCGGCCGCCGCTAGA
- the bluB gene encoding 5,6-dimethylbenzimidazole synthase has product MQFSPEEKQGVYKAIHGRRDIRSFRSDPVSDDVLLRILEAGHHAPSVGFMQPWNFIIIRDSQTKELLAKIADKERRALAIHYEDTDRELKFLKLKVEGLREAPVTICVTCDPTRGGAHVLGRNSIPETDILSVACAIQNMWLTACAEGLAMGWVSFYKKADVRQILHIPPHIDPVALLSVGYTDHYPDRPLLEIHNWEKRKKLRDLIFADVWGTPLHL; this is encoded by the coding sequence ATGCAATTTTCCCCCGAAGAGAAACAAGGCGTATATAAGGCGATACACGGAAGAAGGGATATCCGCTCGTTCCGTTCAGATCCTGTAAGCGATGATGTGTTATTGCGAATCCTGGAAGCCGGCCACCACGCTCCATCCGTAGGATTCATGCAACCTTGGAATTTTATCATCATCCGCGATTCGCAAACGAAAGAGCTGTTGGCAAAAATTGCTGACAAAGAACGAAGAGCGTTGGCCATTCATTACGAAGATACCGACCGGGAATTAAAGTTTCTGAAACTCAAAGTGGAAGGGTTACGGGAAGCGCCCGTGACCATTTGTGTGACATGCGATCCCACACGAGGGGGCGCACATGTTTTAGGACGCAATTCCATTCCGGAAACAGATATCTTATCGGTCGCATGCGCGATCCAGAATATGTGGTTGACCGCCTGTGCCGAAGGACTCGCGATGGGATGGGTGAGCTTTTACAAGAAAGCGGATGTGCGACAGATCCTGCATATCCCCCCGCATATCGACCCTGTTGCTTTGCTTTCCGTCGGCTATACCGATCATTATCCTGATCGACCGTTGCTTGAAATTCACAACTGGGAAAAACGTAAAAAACTGCGCGACTTAATCTTTGCTGATGTATGGGGTACACCTTTACATCTTTAG
- a CDS encoding DUF1189 family protein yields MNLIWSSIFRPSAYKEMTNVKLGNAIGIFLLFFTVLALFNGVILIKGTNQQIMSLLQNYDQKVPSFTFDGKELHVQQSAPIQLSDDPQNQVIIDTLHDRPNIPTDTVSTVVFGKTSIYAYSSTRGLQEMTYNKFHLDPFDKEKLKQYIPYLHSFLVTLIICWELLTIIGKFVLVTLFSLIALLFASLGRISLTYRQAWLISGFALVPAFLISFVNGLINSSWLTLAFWVAIFTYIYHGVISFKSTANR; encoded by the coding sequence TTGAATCTTATTTGGTCAAGCATCTTTCGTCCAAGTGCCTACAAGGAAATGACGAACGTCAAACTCGGGAATGCCATTGGTATATTTCTGCTCTTTTTCACCGTACTCGCATTGTTCAACGGTGTGATTCTCATAAAAGGAACGAATCAACAGATCATGTCACTGCTTCAAAATTACGATCAAAAAGTACCCTCTTTCACGTTTGACGGGAAGGAGTTGCACGTGCAACAATCTGCACCGATTCAGTTATCGGATGACCCACAAAATCAGGTGATTATTGATACGTTGCATGATCGTCCGAATATCCCGACCGACACGGTATCTACCGTAGTATTCGGGAAAACTTCCATATATGCTTACAGTAGTACGCGCGGTTTGCAAGAGATGACTTATAATAAATTCCATCTTGATCCTTTCGATAAGGAGAAACTCAAACAGTATATCCCGTATCTGCATTCGTTTTTAGTCACACTCATCATTTGTTGGGAACTCTTGACGATCATCGGCAAGTTTGTTTTAGTTACACTGTTCTCCCTGATTGCCTTGTTGTTCGCATCATTGGGAAGAATTTCTCTTACTTATAGACAAGCATGGTTGATCTCGGGGTTCGCCCTCGTACCTGCTTTTCTTATCAGCTTTGTCAACGGACTGATCAATTCCTCTTGGCTGACCCTAGCCTTTTGGGTTGCTATTTTTACGTATATCTATCATGGCGTGATCAGCTTTAAATCTACAGCGAATCGCTAA
- a CDS encoding LCP family protein, translating into MKIEKLTEATQQESQVPRKKPKKRKFLKKLVVLLFIGVLGLGVYDGLAAINFFKKANQNTFTPVGNDVRVDPWQGTDRVNILVMGVDNRNHDEHPRSDSMILVSVDPQTKKADILSILRDSYVTIPGQGKDKINAAFAYGGPDLAVQTVRNFLQVPINYYMVTDFQGFEKIIDAIGGVTIDVEKDMVYTDDGVYDINLKKGVQHLDGKHALMYVRFRHDALSDYARTERQRKLLKAVAAEMKTPSMLIKLPSVLEAAEPYIQTNLGPKEIVKLAGLFTQVNTSNIQTVQVPASDSLQEGQSPDGESILIPDVAAARQLVHSLLGEEGAASVSAGDHAGATNQQNEDSGPNQQNANGSEQNGTGMAEAEGQTMVVTGVYVNVRSGPGIDQQIIGKVYQGDTVKVVGSTSNGWSKVILADGTQGYMASQFLQAQ; encoded by the coding sequence ATGAAGATCGAAAAACTCACTGAGGCGACGCAGCAGGAAAGCCAGGTACCCCGCAAGAAACCAAAGAAACGAAAGTTTTTGAAGAAACTGGTGGTTCTTTTGTTTATTGGGGTATTGGGATTAGGCGTGTATGATGGTTTAGCGGCCATTAACTTTTTTAAGAAAGCCAATCAAAATACATTCACGCCTGTAGGTAACGATGTTCGTGTCGATCCATGGCAAGGAACGGATCGCGTCAATATCCTCGTGATGGGCGTCGATAATCGTAATCATGACGAGCATCCCCGTTCCGATTCGATGATCCTGGTATCGGTTGACCCGCAAACGAAGAAGGCGGATATCCTTTCGATTTTGCGTGATTCTTACGTAACGATACCCGGTCAAGGGAAAGATAAGATCAACGCTGCTTTCGCTTACGGCGGGCCTGACCTGGCTGTACAAACGGTCAGGAACTTTCTTCAGGTACCGATCAATTATTATATGGTGACTGATTTTCAAGGGTTTGAAAAAATCATTGACGCGATCGGCGGAGTGACGATTGATGTAGAGAAAGACATGGTATATACAGACGATGGTGTCTATGACATAAATTTAAAAAAAGGCGTACAACACCTCGATGGAAAACATGCGTTGATGTATGTCCGGTTCCGTCATGACGCCCTATCCGATTATGCGCGGACAGAACGCCAGAGAAAACTCCTAAAAGCGGTAGCTGCCGAGATGAAAACACCATCCATGTTGATCAAGTTACCTTCGGTTTTGGAAGCGGCTGAACCCTACATTCAAACGAATCTGGGTCCGAAGGAGATTGTAAAGTTAGCCGGTTTGTTCACACAAGTAAATACATCAAACATCCAAACGGTACAAGTGCCGGCATCCGATTCTTTGCAAGAAGGCCAATCCCCCGATGGAGAGTCGATCCTGATTCCTGATGTCGCGGCGGCACGTCAACTCGTCCATTCGTTACTCGGTGAAGAAGGAGCCGCTTCTGTATCGGCAGGAGATCATGCCGGTGCGACCAATCAACAAAATGAAGACAGCGGCCCCAATCAACAGAATGCGAACGGATCCGAGCAAAACGGGACTGGGATGGCGGAAGCGGAAGGACAAACGATGGTTGTTACTGGTGTATATGTCAATGTACGCAGCGGCCCGGGAATCGATCAACAGATCATTGGCAAGGTCTATCAAGGGGATACGGTGAAAGTTGTCGGTTCGACATCCAACGGATGGTCAAAAGTCATCTTGGCGGATGGAACACAAGGATATATGGCGAGTCAATTTTTACAGGCACAGTAG
- a CDS encoding MFS transporter, whose amino-acid sequence MSEKLESIPHQMNAPSANKLLVVSGLGLLFDSMDVALLAYVLVALAKEWNLHPDIMGLLGSISFIGMAVGSAFAGLLADRFGRKNVFMWTLLFYSIMTGLTALASGIGIFILFRFLVGFGLGGELPVATTYVLESSPEEERGRRVVLLESFWAGGSLLAALISFFIIPHISWRFAFLIGALPALYVLVLRRALPETPKFRALADKQRMKVVFRTLWSKELIRGTVVTWILWFVMNFAYYGMFLWLPSVMALKGYSLVKSIGYVLIMILAQIPGYLSAAWLVEKWGRKKTLISAMLLSSFSALGFGYAPNTTWLILFGLLLSYFMLAAFAGTYIFTVEQFPTKARASGIGWAAGFGRIGGIIAPFLVGIMIKAHIGFSMIFGLFFLSILIGFFVVWAFGRETKGSRLT is encoded by the coding sequence ATGAGCGAAAAATTGGAGTCTATTCCACATCAAATGAATGCACCATCTGCCAATAAACTCCTTGTTGTGTCAGGGCTCGGTCTACTTTTCGATTCAATGGATGTAGCCCTTTTAGCATACGTTCTAGTCGCGCTTGCGAAAGAGTGGAACCTGCACCCTGATATCATGGGATTGTTGGGAAGCATAAGCTTTATCGGTATGGCCGTCGGTTCCGCTTTTGCCGGACTCTTGGCCGACCGCTTTGGAAGAAAAAACGTTTTTATGTGGACCTTGCTATTCTACAGCATCATGACTGGGTTAACCGCATTGGCCTCTGGCATCGGCATCTTTATTCTATTCCGCTTTCTCGTCGGATTCGGATTAGGGGGTGAATTGCCAGTCGCCACCACGTATGTTCTCGAGTCTTCTCCTGAAGAAGAGCGAGGGCGCCGCGTCGTTCTATTGGAATCCTTCTGGGCAGGAGGTTCTCTTCTGGCTGCGTTAATCTCCTTCTTTATCATTCCCCATATCAGTTGGCGCTTCGCTTTTCTGATCGGTGCTCTGCCGGCACTCTATGTGCTGGTCTTGCGCCGCGCCTTACCGGAAACACCCAAATTCCGTGCCCTTGCTGACAAACAAAGGATGAAAGTGGTTTTCCGAACGCTATGGAGCAAAGAACTGATCCGCGGTACGGTTGTCACCTGGATACTATGGTTCGTGATGAACTTTGCGTACTACGGTATGTTTCTGTGGCTGCCTTCCGTCATGGCTTTGAAAGGATATTCCCTCGTTAAAAGTATCGGATACGTTCTCATCATGATCCTTGCCCAAATCCCCGGATATCTTTCTGCCGCATGGCTTGTGGAGAAATGGGGACGCAAAAAAACGCTGATTTCTGCAATGCTTCTGTCTTCTTTTTCCGCTCTCGGATTTGGGTACGCCCCAAATACAACATGGCTCATTCTTTTCGGTCTTCTGCTCTCCTATTTCATGCTGGCCGCCTTTGCCGGAACGTATATTTTCACAGTGGAACAATTCCCGACGAAAGCGCGCGCTTCCGGGATCGGCTGGGCAGCCGGTTTCGGACGGATCGGCGGCATTATCGCTCCGTTCCTTGTAGGTATAATGATTAAAGCTCACATAGGTTTCAGTATGATCTTCGGTCTTTTCTTCCTATCCATTCTCATAGGTTTCTTCGTCGTTTGGGCATTCGGCCGCGAGACAAAAGGAAGCCGATTGACATGA